One segment of Salvia splendens isolate huo1 chromosome 20, SspV2, whole genome shotgun sequence DNA contains the following:
- the LOC121781573 gene encoding LOB domain-containing protein 1-like produces the protein MGYSTSSSSSPPSSPPPILTPCAACKILRRRCVDKCVLAPYFPPTHPLKFTIAHRVFGASNIIKLLQELPEDQRADAVSSMVYEANARLRDPVYGCAGAICQLQKQISELQAEVAKAQAEIINMQCQNSNLFDLICKQISSEENPMPSFHDILNYSVFEDFLFDDSV, from the exons atggGATACAGCACGAGCTCCTCCTCTTCGCCGCCCTCCTCTCCTCCTCCCATCCTCACCCCCTGCGCCGCCTGCAAGatcctccgccgccgctgcgtcGATAAATGCGTCTTGGCCCCTTACTTCCCGCCCACCCACCCCCTCAAATTCACCATTGCTCACCGCGTTTTTGGCGCTAGTAACATTATCAAGCTGTTGCAG GAGCTGCCTGAGGATCAAAGAGCTGATGCTGTGAGCAGCATGGTTTATGAGGCAAATGCTCGGCTGAGGGATCCGGTGTACGGGTGCGCGGGCGCAATTTGCCAGCTGCAGAAGCAGATCAGTGAGCTTCAAGCTGAAGTAGCCAAAGCTCAAGCTGAAATCATCAACATGCAATGCCAGAATTCCAACTTGTTCGACCTCATTTGCAAGCAAATCTCGTCTGAGGAAAATCCTATGCCGTCGTTTCATGATATTTTAAATTACAGCGTTTTTGAGGACTTCCTTTTTGATGACAGCGTCTAa